A section of the Candidatus Neomarinimicrobiota bacterium genome encodes:
- the lon gene encoding endopeptidase La, with translation MTVKKATESIENNGTVSGSPETYPVMPLRNTVLFPQQVIPTYIGRDRSLKLIEDLPTGKKMIVVVAQQDGALENPGTDELYEWGTLAMVLKVFDMPDNSKSAIIQGVDRVKVLSFIQQEPYFKAAIQRVEDTEIEGIESEAMSKSIRNVFQDLVKVAPYLTEEHSGVLSSISKPGRLADRVISLVTIPTLEKQEILEEMDVKERLEKATLLLNREIQRINLGEKIQTEVQDEISKSQREYYLREQLKAIRRELGEEDETAELTELEEKIKDAKMSEEAEKVAMKELDRLSKIPPQSPEYSVSRTYLDWLLEVPWSTSTKDRVDTKEAKKILDDDHYGLDDVKERIVEYLAVRKLKKEKTDDGRVKGPILCFVGPPGVGKTSLGRSIARSMGREFVRISLGGVRDEAEIRGHRRTYIGALPGRIIQSLKRAGTNNPIFMLDEIDKVGADFRGDPSSALLEVLDPEQNFSFSDHYLEVPFDLSNVMFISTANLQDPIIPALRDRMEILEFSGYIEQEKIQIARQYLIPKQLEENALSKSDCSFTEAGIKELIRSYTREAGVRNLEREISNVFRKVARKRADGMTKSVKITKSAVEKYLGAPRFYAEMAERMKKAGVVIGLAWTSVGGDILFIEASKMPGKGGLTLTGKLGDVMKESATAALSYVRANAQQLGLDPKFHETTDIHVHVPAGAIPKDGPSAGTAIFIAILSLLTKQPVKNILAMTGEITLRGVVLPVGGIREKVTAAHRSGIREIILPHFNQKDLEEIPEKVVKDIKFHFVKDLSEVIKHAFPTQLVKRRKRRPSATATQVAEA, from the coding sequence ATGACAGTTAAGAAGGCAACAGAGAGCATCGAAAACAACGGAACAGTAAGCGGATCACCGGAAACTTATCCGGTGATGCCCCTCCGAAACACCGTTCTTTTCCCTCAGCAGGTAATTCCCACCTATATCGGCCGTGACCGATCGCTCAAGCTTATTGAGGATCTCCCCACTGGAAAGAAAATGATTGTTGTGGTGGCACAGCAGGATGGTGCACTGGAAAATCCCGGAACCGATGAACTCTATGAATGGGGTACTCTGGCCATGGTGTTGAAAGTTTTTGACATGCCGGATAACAGCAAATCAGCCATTATTCAGGGTGTGGATCGTGTAAAGGTGCTGTCGTTCATTCAGCAAGAGCCTTATTTCAAGGCGGCTATTCAACGTGTGGAAGACACGGAGATCGAGGGGATAGAATCGGAGGCCATGTCTAAGTCCATTCGAAACGTATTTCAAGATCTGGTGAAGGTGGCACCTTACCTCACCGAAGAACATTCAGGCGTCCTCAGCTCCATTTCAAAACCAGGACGGCTGGCCGACAGAGTTATTTCGCTGGTGACCATCCCTACCTTGGAGAAGCAGGAAATTCTCGAAGAGATGGATGTGAAGGAACGTCTGGAAAAAGCGACGCTTTTGTTAAACAGGGAAATTCAGCGAATCAACCTTGGTGAAAAGATCCAGACGGAAGTTCAAGATGAAATATCCAAATCTCAGCGGGAGTACTACCTCCGCGAACAACTCAAAGCCATCCGTCGAGAATTGGGAGAAGAGGATGAAACGGCAGAACTGACGGAACTAGAAGAGAAGATCAAAGATGCGAAAATGAGTGAAGAAGCGGAAAAAGTCGCCATGAAAGAGCTGGATCGCCTCAGCAAGATACCGCCACAATCACCTGAGTATTCCGTTTCCAGGACATATTTGGACTGGTTGCTGGAGGTCCCGTGGAGCACATCCACGAAGGATCGTGTTGATACGAAGGAGGCGAAAAAGATCCTCGATGACGATCACTATGGTTTGGACGATGTGAAAGAGCGAATCGTTGAATACTTGGCTGTCCGAAAGCTGAAAAAAGAAAAGACTGATGACGGCCGCGTCAAAGGTCCTATCCTCTGTTTTGTAGGCCCTCCAGGGGTTGGAAAAACATCTCTTGGCCGGTCCATTGCTCGTTCCATGGGGCGTGAATTTGTGAGAATTTCCCTCGGCGGCGTCCGGGATGAAGCTGAAATCCGCGGCCACCGTCGGACCTACATTGGTGCACTGCCCGGAAGGATCATCCAGAGCCTTAAAAGAGCGGGGACGAATAACCCCATATTTATGCTGGATGAAATCGACAAAGTGGGGGCCGACTTCCGCGGTGATCCTTCATCGGCGCTTTTGGAAGTGCTAGATCCGGAACAGAACTTCTCCTTTAGTGACCACTACCTTGAGGTACCGTTTGATCTGAGTAATGTGATGTTCATCTCCACTGCGAACTTGCAGGACCCCATTATCCCGGCACTTCGTGACAGGATGGAGATTCTCGAATTTTCCGGCTATATCGAACAGGAGAAGATTCAGATTGCACGACAGTATCTTATCCCAAAGCAGTTGGAGGAGAACGCTCTCAGTAAAAGCGATTGCAGCTTCACTGAAGCGGGAATCAAGGAGCTGATCCGATCTTATACCCGAGAGGCGGGTGTCCGTAATCTGGAGCGGGAAATTTCCAACGTCTTTCGCAAGGTGGCCCGGAAACGGGCGGACGGGATGACCAAATCTGTGAAAATTACTAAGTCGGCTGTGGAGAAATATCTCGGTGCACCACGGTTCTACGCTGAGATGGCCGAGAGGATGAAAAAAGCGGGTGTTGTTATTGGCCTCGCCTGGACTTCTGTCGGAGGCGATATTCTTTTTATTGAAGCATCTAAGATGCCCGGAAAGGGCGGCCTTACACTCACAGGAAAGTTGGGTGATGTCATGAAAGAATCGGCTACTGCGGCCCTGTCGTACGTGCGGGCTAATGCGCAACAACTGGGACTCGATCCCAAGTTTCATGAGACAACTGACATTCACGTCCATGTTCCGGCCGGTGCCATTCCAAAGGACGGTCCTTCGGCAGGAACAGCAATTTTCATTGCCATCCTTTCTCTTCTTACAAAACAGCCCGTTAAGAATATACTCGCCATGACCGGGGAGATCACGCTCCGTGGGGTAGTATTACCTGTAGGTGGTATCCGTGAAAAGGTGACAGCGGCACACCGTTCTGGAATACGAGAAATAATCCTGCCTCACTTCAATCAGAAGGATTTGGAAGAAATACCTGAAAAGGTGGTTAAGGATATAAAGTTCCACTTCGTCAAAGATCTGAGCGAGGTGATCAAACACGCTTTTCCGACACAACTAGTAAAACGGAGAAAGAGGCGGCCTTCCGCCACAGCCACGCAAGTGGCAGAAGCTTAA
- a CDS encoding NYN domain-containing protein yields the protein MTELIINQSVAILCDGNNIERSIHEMSKLTNAMINFDTLIPKLLNGRGLNRLIYFREGKSISEKFADRLHENYYGSVVPCHKSADIPLTIKATQLASKVDTIIIMSGDSDFVELVIHLKAEGVRVEIASVRKTTAKILLDESDHYHEIKSDDWFVYKGSKKAVYNKK from the coding sequence ATGACTGAATTAATTATTAACCAGTCCGTTGCTATTTTATGTGATGGAAACAATATTGAGCGAAGTATTCATGAAATGTCAAAATTGACAAATGCTATGATTAACTTTGATACACTTATACCTAAGCTCTTAAATGGAAGGGGTTTAAACAGGCTAATCTATTTTCGTGAAGGGAAATCTATATCTGAAAAATTTGCTGATCGTCTTCATGAAAATTATTATGGATCAGTAGTTCCTTGTCATAAATCTGCTGATATCCCACTTACAATTAAAGCTACTCAATTAGCTTCTAAGGTTGATACAATAATAATCATGTCAGGTGATTCAGACTTTGTTGAGTTGGTTATTCATTTGAAAGCAGAAGGAGTAAGAGTTGAAATTGCTTCGGTAAGAAAAACTACAGCTAAAATATTATTAGATGAATCTGATCATTATCACGAAATTAAAAGTGATGATTGGTTTGTTTACAAAGGATCAAAAAAAGCGGTATATAATAAAAAGTAA